One window from the genome of Gopherus evgoodei ecotype Sinaloan lineage chromosome 2, rGopEvg1_v1.p, whole genome shotgun sequence encodes:
- the NRSN1 gene encoding neurensin-1, translating into MRRMSSYADICSSKQAQSSTEGSYQRYGVRSYLHQFYEDCTASIWEHEDDFQIQRSPSRWSSAFWKVGLISGAVFMLIGLTVLVVGFLVPPKIEALEEEDFVVVDNHAIQFNGALDICKLAGAILFCIGGTTMAACLLMSAFAKSYSKEEKYLQQKFKERIADIKAHAHPVTKAPAPGESKIPVTLSKVQNVQPLSET; encoded by the exons ATGAGAAGGATGAGCTCATATGCGGATATCTGTAGCTCCAAGCAAGCGCAGAGCAGCACGGAGGGAAGTTATCAACGCTATGGAGTTCGATCCTATCTGCATCAATTTTATGAGGACTGCACAGCTTCAATTTGGGAGCATGAGGATGATTTTCAGATCCAGAGGTCACCTAGCAGGTGGAGCTCTGCATTCTGGAAG GTCGGACTCATCTCTGGGGCGGTTTTTATGCTGATCGGGTTAACAGTTCTTGTCGTAGGTTTTCTTGTGCCACCGAAAATCGAAGCCCTTGAGGAAGAAGATTTTGTTGTTGTGGATAACCATGCCATTCAGTTTAACGGAGCCCTTGATATATGTAAGCTGGCAGGAGCGATCTTATTTTGTATTGGTGGGACCACAATGGCAGCATGCCTGTTGATGTCTGCTTTTGCTAAAAGCTACTCCAAAGAAGAAAAGTACCTTCAGCAAAAGTTTAAAGAGAGAATAGCAGACATAAAAGCCCATGCACACCCAGTCACAAAAGCACCAGCACCAGGAGAATCGAAAATACCTGTCACTTTGTCCAAAGTTCAAAACGTCCAACCTTTATCAGAAACCTGa